One genomic segment of Synechocystis sp. LKSZ1 includes these proteins:
- a CDS encoding transporter substrate-binding domain-containing protein, whose protein sequence is MKLISLLTVLILGWGLFPSTVVAESLAVILATGHLRIGVKDNLPPLGFRDSQGQLQGLEIDLARKLTQELLGLDAQVELIPLLNQERLPALLEGKVDLVIAQMGATPNRARLVTFSPYYYLDGTGLLMKTSTHVSAIAPSKIAVLQGSSAIAVLQAWRPQAELIGVASYQAALTLLEKNQVDAIAADNTVLAGLHQTLPGYQYLPLRLSGEPLAIAMPKGLQYQDLHQRIYQILERLQESGWLAERIQYWGLPHF, encoded by the coding sequence ATGAAATTAATATCTCTACTCACCGTTTTGATCCTGGGTTGGGGTCTTTTTCCTAGTACAGTGGTAGCGGAGTCATTGGCAGTTATTCTGGCTACGGGCCACCTACGCATTGGCGTTAAGGATAATCTACCGCCCCTGGGATTCCGGGATAGTCAGGGCCAACTTCAAGGTCTAGAAATTGATCTGGCCCGCAAACTTACTCAAGAATTACTGGGTCTGGACGCTCAAGTCGAACTGATTCCCCTCCTCAACCAAGAGCGTCTGCCGGCCCTGCTGGAGGGGAAGGTTGATCTGGTCATTGCCCAAATGGGAGCCACTCCCAACCGAGCCCGTTTGGTTACGTTTAGCCCTTACTACTATTTAGATGGCACGGGCCTGCTGATGAAAACATCAACCCACGTCTCTGCTATCGCTCCTAGCAAAATTGCGGTCTTGCAGGGGTCTAGTGCTATTGCCGTTCTTCAGGCCTGGCGTCCTCAGGCCGAACTCATCGGTGTTGCTTCTTACCAAGCGGCCCTGACCTTATTGGAAAAAAATCAAGTAGATGCCATCGCGGCGGATAACACTGTCTTGGCAGGCCTGCATCAAACCCTTCCTGGTTATCAGTATCTCCCATTGCGATTGTCGGGAGAGCCCCTCGCGATTGCCATGCCCAAAGGTCTACAGTACCAAGACCTCCACCAGCGGATTTATCAAATTCTAGAACGGCTTCAGGAATCAGGGTGGTTAGCTGAGCGGATTCAATATTGGGGATTGCCCCACTTTTAA
- a CDS encoding CAAD domain-containing protein, with the protein MESNVEQKTVSPGVKTDKGPLAMGGKSPITDQAWQEWLQPVWETLGKVPEYTGQFFADNKQPLISLGIILLGIVSVKILVAILAAIDDIPLLAPMLQLIGLGYSAWFVWRYLWKASNRQELLSEFEALKNQIFGS; encoded by the coding sequence ATGGAATCTAATGTTGAACAGAAAACGGTTTCCCCTGGCGTAAAAACCGACAAGGGCCCGTTGGCGATGGGAGGTAAATCTCCAATCACCGACCAAGCTTGGCAAGAATGGTTACAGCCGGTTTGGGAAACCCTGGGTAAAGTCCCTGAATACACAGGCCAGTTCTTTGCCGATAATAAACAACCCCTTATTTCTTTAGGCATTATTCTTTTAGGTATCGTTAGTGTGAAAATTTTGGTTGCCATCCTGGCGGCAATCGATGATATTCCACTCTTAGCACCCATGCTCCAGCTCATTGGCTTAGGCTACAGTGCTTGGTTCGTTTGGCGTTATCTTTGGAAAGCCTCCAATCGTCAGGAGCTGCTTTCTGAATTTGAGGCCCTTAAAAATCAAATTTTTGGCAGTTAG
- a CDS encoding peroxiredoxin: MALAIGTVAPNFTTLDDAGNSISLSDFLGKTVVLYFYPKDDTPGCTKEAQSFRDNFAEYQSKEMVVLGVSQDDQVSHQQFKEKYGLPFQLLVDTDGAITRAYDVDGGGYSKRVTYIIDSTGKITYVDDKVNTGTHAQDLLGVVG, from the coding sequence ATGGCTTTAGCAATCGGCACGGTTGCCCCCAACTTTACGACCCTCGATGATGCAGGGAATAGCATCTCCCTCTCGGATTTTTTGGGCAAAACTGTTGTTCTCTACTTCTACCCCAAGGATGACACTCCTGGTTGTACCAAAGAGGCCCAGAGCTTTCGGGATAATTTTGCTGAATATCAAAGCAAAGAAATGGTGGTGCTCGGCGTGAGTCAAGATGATCAAGTGTCCCACCAACAATTCAAAGAAAAATATGGCTTGCCCTTCCAACTCCTGGTGGATACGGATGGGGCTATTACCCGCGCCTACGATGTCGATGGCGGCGGCTACTCTAAACGGGTAACCTATATCATCGATAGCACCGGCAAAATTACCTACGTCGATGACAAGGTTAACACTGGCACCCATGCTCAGGATCTGCTCGGAGTCGTCGGCTAG
- the btpA gene encoding photosystem I biogenesis protein BtpA: protein MDLIQTFQTRNPIIGVVHLLPLPTSARWGGSLKAVIERAEQEATALAAGGVDGIIVENFFDAPFTKGQVNPAVVSAMTLIVDRIMNLVVVPVGINLLRNDATSAIAVAACVGAQFIRVNVLTGIMATDQGLIEGQAHELLRFRRELGSEVAILADVLVKHARPLGTPNLTTAVQDTIERGLADGVILSGWATGSPPSLEDLELAKAAAKETPVFIGSGANWDNIGQLMQAADGAIVASSLKRNGQINEPIDPIRVAQFVEALREATQFKPGPNSTLTPDSAKSRIF, encoded by the coding sequence GTGGATTTAATTCAGACCTTCCAAACTCGCAACCCGATTATTGGCGTTGTTCATTTACTCCCCTTGCCCACCTCTGCTCGTTGGGGAGGGAGCCTTAAGGCCGTGATTGAACGGGCCGAGCAGGAGGCAACGGCCCTTGCCGCTGGTGGCGTAGACGGTATTATTGTGGAAAATTTTTTTGATGCGCCTTTCACCAAGGGCCAGGTCAACCCAGCGGTGGTGAGTGCCATGACCTTGATCGTGGACCGGATTATGAACCTCGTCGTGGTTCCAGTTGGGATTAATCTCCTCCGTAATGATGCCACTAGTGCCATTGCCGTAGCGGCTTGTGTTGGGGCCCAATTCATTCGAGTCAATGTTTTAACGGGGATCATGGCCACAGACCAAGGGTTAATTGAGGGCCAGGCCCACGAACTGCTCCGTTTTCGCCGGGAACTAGGATCGGAGGTCGCTATTTTGGCGGATGTGCTGGTTAAACATGCCCGCCCCCTGGGAACGCCCAACCTCACTACCGCCGTGCAAGACACTATTGAACGGGGCCTAGCGGATGGCGTGATTCTTTCCGGCTGGGCCACGGGGAGTCCTCCTAGCCTAGAGGATTTGGAATTGGCCAAGGCCGCCGCCAAGGAAACGCCGGTTTTTATCGGTAGCGGGGCCAACTGGGACAATATTGGTCAACTGATGCAGGCCGCTGATGGGGCGATCGTCGCCAGTTCCCTCAAACGCAATGGGCAAATTAATGAACCCATTGACCCGATTCGAGTAGCTCAGTTTGTAGAGGCCCTGCGAGAAGCGACCCAGTTCAAACCTGGGCCCAATTCAACCTTGACCCCAGATTCTGCTAAAAGCCGGATTTTTTAA
- a CDS encoding prephenate/arogenate dehydrogenase, whose translation MIIGIVGLGLIGGSLGLDWRAQGHQVLGVSRQTSTCQRAIERGAVDQASQDLGLLASADVIVLCPPIAQIFPVLQALTPHLSPQALVTDVGSVKTAIVLPCQDHWPRFIGGHPMAGTAEQGIEAAERGLFVGAPYVLTPTEQTLAADLDTLINLVNDLQAQVHICSPEAHDQAVAWISHLPVMVSASLIATCGQEADPQILALAQTLASSGFRDTSRVGGGNPELGLMMAQFNRTALLQSLTVYRQALDQVVQWLQQEDWAVLYQYLQRTQAERPPFL comes from the coding sequence ATGATCATTGGTATTGTTGGTTTAGGCTTAATTGGCGGTTCCCTCGGCCTTGATTGGCGGGCTCAGGGCCATCAAGTTTTAGGCGTATCTCGCCAAACTAGTACCTGTCAGCGAGCTATAGAACGCGGGGCCGTAGACCAGGCCTCCCAGGATTTAGGACTTTTGGCTTCGGCGGACGTGATTGTCCTCTGCCCCCCCATTGCCCAGATTTTCCCCGTCCTCCAGGCCTTAACGCCCCACCTCTCTCCCCAGGCGTTAGTGACGGATGTGGGTTCGGTTAAAACGGCCATCGTTCTGCCCTGTCAAGACCATTGGCCCCGGTTTATTGGTGGGCATCCCATGGCTGGTACTGCCGAGCAGGGCATCGAAGCGGCCGAACGTGGTTTATTCGTCGGTGCGCCCTACGTTCTCACCCCCACGGAGCAGACCCTGGCCGCCGACCTCGACACTCTAATTAATTTAGTGAATGACCTACAGGCCCAGGTGCATATTTGCTCTCCCGAGGCCCATGACCAAGCCGTTGCCTGGATTTCCCATCTGCCAGTGATGGTCAGTGCGAGTTTAATTGCCACCTGTGGGCAAGAAGCCGACCCCCAGATCTTGGCCCTGGCCCAAACCTTAGCCAGTTCGGGTTTTCGGGATACCAGTCGAGTCGGGGGCGGTAATCCAGAACTGGGCCTGATGATGGCGCAGTTTAATCGGACGGCCTTACTCCAGTCCCTGACGGTCTATCGTCAAGCCTTAGACCAAGTGGTGCAATGGCTCCAGCAAGAGGACTGGGCGGTGCTGTATCAGTATCTCCAACGTACCCAAGCCGAACGTCCCCCCTTTCTCTAA